AAATGGGATCCCAGACTGATGTTTTCCAAAAGCCCCGGGATCCCAAATGTTTATGTTTATTTCAGGTTGTCGGCGATGATGAGGTCAGCTTCAGTTGCTTTCACCACATCCTCCACCGTGAAGTCTTCGCTAACTTCTTTTAGCAGCAGGCCTTCAGGGGTCACCTCCATCACAGCCATATCTGTGATAATCAGGCTCACACG
This portion of the Candidatus Cloacimonadota bacterium genome encodes:
- a CDS encoding succinyl-CoA--3-ketoacid-CoA transferase, with protein sequence RVSLIITDMAVMEVTPEGLLLKEVSEDFTVEDVVKATEADLIIADNLK